Within Astyanax mexicanus isolate ESR-SI-001 chromosome 2, AstMex3_surface, whole genome shotgun sequence, the genomic segment TGGTCCAGGTCAGGTCATATCAGTGGCCTCTTGTCTGGCCTTACAATGTCATTTAACAGCACAGGTCACACACTGTGTGAGTATTTACTCTGTTAAAAACACTCCCGCACTTATAATATTGTCACaatgtacaataaataaacatacaaataaatataatcacaataaataaaatttcttatattaaaatgacaaaatagcaAAATTTTAAAAACACTTGTCAAGGTCTGAAATAAGGCAGAGAATTTCAGCTGGTGAGCAGGACCATTCAGAGCTTCATGCCGGGGGGTTTGCAGGTCTCGTAGAGGTAGTGGAAGAGAATGTTAGCCTCTCCGATCGCTTTATTTTGGGCTTTGATGTTGTtctgaaaaaaagataaaaacacgcATGGTTAAttctataacaaaaaataaaattgaaagagAGAGCATTATGTTGGTGTTTAAACCTCTTGAATTTCTCTagagaaaaacaataaaactctGTTCAAATTCTGAAATCTGCTGTATATAAATGACTAAGTGactactgtagaaaaatataATAGGTATTTTAAGCAAAAAGCAACTTTGATATATAACTTTATCTATACTACATACCTCACACTCaaaaatcaacctttatttttttaattccggaaaaaaaacattgaggctgaccctcatttacaatgttgccgggcatttacagcatcaaagggattaaaaacatttaataagaaattagaaatagaatggaataaaatagaaaaaaaggaaatactaaactaaaagaaatactaattttaaatcaacatttaatatttatgaataaaatgtatatgtaaaatagaaattCTAATAGATCATAAAAAACTAATTGAcatataaaaagtaaagaatgtataaaatataaaataaagaaaaggttaATAGCAAATGTAaattgataaaatgaataataataccCTACAAACAtaagaatcaaaacataaaatattagaataaaaaaagttataaatgaataaataaaaacataataagaaattataataataataagaagaaaaaaataaatgaatcaaaaataaataaattaataaataataataaaacagtcaCAGGTGGCGTTTAGAAACTAAACTATTTCTATTAAGACACAATTGGCATTGAGTCTTTTTCAACTCAGGTCCTGGAAGCTCCCTGCACTAAAATTTATAGTGATTTCCCTGCTTTATCATGCAATCCTGCAACCCTGAGAGGGTTAGTTAATgaattaattagtttaatcagaTGTGTTGGGCAGTGTAGAGGCAGGACAGTGGGCCTCCTGGACCATGACTGAGAAACATGGTGtagttatttatgttattatgttGGGAATGAGGAGTGGACCCAATGACAGATCTACCTGCTACAACTGTAATACTACTCTCAATAAAAGAAGAGGAAACTAAGCTATTGGAGCTGCCTTCCTGAAAACCactctgttctctgttctctgttctccTACAGCAGTGAAGTTATTGTGCACGCTCATTTAGTTGTGAAATACTGATGCTATAGATAAGGATGAGGTTTAAAAACGTGTCAGTGTGGTTGATGTGGTTAGAAGATATCTACCTTGTACATCTCTCCAGCCCGCACCAGGTTTTGTGTGAACGTCTGAAAGTGCTCCAGGTCAGCCAGATGGGAGTTCTGCAAAGAACAAGCAACAGAAGAATGAGTGAGAGAAGgaagaatgagtgtgtgtgtgtttgtttgctttgtgTGAGTCCACCAGAGCATCATGGCTACTTACACAGTGTGACTCCAGGTCTCTGGCCACTCGGTGGAGATCATGCCGGACCAGCTGCATGCGGGAGTAGCTCTCGTTGTGCAGGATGTCGTTCAGGTAGAATCTGAGGATTTTGATGTTAGGACAGCACATTGATGTAtcctacacaacacaacacacacacatgcagt encodes:
- the il22 gene encoding interleukin-22, with amino-acid sequence MMNTMKTPLALLSVILLCAALSAASPRPLRQLPRSPPLDSSSTWNNLMEMVKDAQAQDRDHETRLIPVIPSEKLRDTSMCCPNIKILRFYLNDILHNESYSRMQLVRHDLHRVARDLESHCNSHLADLEHFQTFTQNLVRAGEMYKNNIKAQNKAIGEANILFHYLYETCKPPGMKL